ACACAGATGTGAATTGGCACACATGTCATTGTCAATCCAAGAAAAAGAACAAATTGCAAAAAAGATTGCCCAAAAAATaccatttaataatattttggatGAAATTAGAGATTCGGTGGTTAATTCAAATTTGAAAAGAATTCACTTAACTAccagaaaagatttatttaatattgaacATGCTTACCAGCTTGCACATCCACCAACATGGCATAAAAATGATGCTATAAGTATAGAAGCTTGGGTAAATTCAATGAAAGAGCAGGGAGAATGTGTTCTTTTTTATAAGCCTCAAGGTGTTTTTTATGAAGACTATCCCCAGTTTAAAAatgaagattttattttaatagtaaTGACACCGTCGCaaattgaaattttgaaaaaatttgggGGTAACATTATATGCTTAGATGGCACACATGGTACAAATAGCTATGATTTCGAACTTCATACAATTATGGTTGTTGATGAAATTCGAGAAGGCTTTCCCTGTGGTTTTCTAATTTCAAATCGTTCAGACCATGaagttttggtgttatttttttctgaaattcAGAAGCAAGCTGGAGTTATACAGTGTACAGCTTTTATGTCAGATATGGCAGAAACATATTTCAATGCATGGCTCCAAACAATGGGCGCACCAGAGAAGCGGTAAGTAGTTATATTAATAGATGGCATTTTTATCTAAATGTGCtttttgtttgattattttaGGTTATATTGCACATGGCATGTAGATAAAGCTTGGAGGAAGAATATTAATTCGAAAATAATATCAAAAGAAGTTCGTGTATGTATTTAAACTTTGacttattatgttttatttcataATTTAACATTGCAGGCTCTTGTATATAAACAACTAAGAGTTCTTCTTCAAGAGAGAGATGAAAAGGCCTTTGAGAGGATGATCATTAAGTTTGTGCAGGATCAAAGCCAAAATTCCGAGATGTTTGagtttttgcaatattttaaacaatattccAAAAATCCACAAGTTTGGGCATATTGCTATAGGAAACATGTTGGAATAAACACAAACATGCGCTTGGAGAGACTTCACAGAGCTTTAAAATATGAGTACCTTAATGGAAAGAAGGTAAAGAGACTAGATAAGTCTATACTGGCCATTATGAGATTAGTCCGGGATAAATTGTTCCAAAAAATTATTTCTGAGCATAAAGGCAAGCTCTGTACAACCATTTCGAATATCAGAGTAAGACACAATGAGTCAGTTAACATAGATGAAAACTTAATCATCAGAACAGGCAATACTTTCACTGTTCCTTCAATGAGTTCCACAGAACTCTATTATATACAAAGGGATGTTGAAAGTTGTTTGTGCACACTAAAATGTGAAGATTGTGGCATTTGCATTCACGAATTTTATTGTACTTGTATGGACTCAAGTATCAAATTTAATATGTGTAAACACATACATGCAGTTGCACAATCATTAAAAAGAGTAGACGTGTCACAGGAAATTAATCTTAGCCCTGAAGGTAAGGAACttcatttttaagttttttgaaaTATGTAAGATTTATAAAATATGAGAACTATTCACAATTCATAATTTTACAGTTTGGCATTACAAAATGGGGTCGTCAGTAATAACAGTTGTTGTTTATAAGATTTTCTACTGATTTGGGATGAGGGACTTTGATAGTTGTTTGCagtttgaataattttaaaatttggttaaaaAAACTGTCATTTTCTATATAATAATAGGCTGTATAACAAGTCATGGATAAAAGTCTTTTTATAATGCATgctaaatattttgttgtaattttaagaaTTGCGGTAGGTGTTATAAGAAGGTAAAAAACTACTTTTTGCTTTTAGAGGATAATAATTTGAGTATTGATAGCAATGCAGCTCCTGAAGTTGTCACTATTCTCaatgaaataagcaaaaaaaaggaAGCATCAGAACAGACCAATCTAAAGAAAAGACAAGATGTCTTAATAGAAAAACTCACCACTCTTATTAGAAGTACAGAATCCATTGAAGAAATAGAATCTCTTGAAACAATCGCCTTATCAATGACTCCCACTATGGTAGCTGTCAGAGAGAGTTTAACAAATAATGATAAAACTTTGGTTGTGAAAAGTGTCTCTAAGGGAAACATAGTACCACAAAGAAGACTGTTTtccacaaaaaagaaaagaagcaaaacaaataaaatcaatGTTGTAATACCACAACAGAAAGAAAGTGATGAAATTGCTATGAATCTGTTAATCTAATATAGTAACTATAATTAACAAGGATACATCTTCAGTAAGTCATTCCATTGTTTTTGTAGTCTTCCCACTGataatcttcctattggggaactgtctattgaagtctttactactctatttgtagTCAGTTGGCTTATGTGGTTGTTCCATTCTTTTCTTATGTCTTTCCCAGTTATTAATGTTGTCCACCTTGCACCTCAGTTGTATATCTG
The sequence above is drawn from the Diabrotica undecimpunctata isolate CICGRU unplaced genomic scaffold, icDiaUnde3 ctg00000588.1, whole genome shotgun sequence genome and encodes:
- the LOC140431168 gene encoding uncharacterized protein, with product MSLSIQEKEQIAKKIAQKIPFNNILDEIRDSVVNSNLKRIHLTTRKDLFNIEHAYQLAHPPTWHKNDAISIEAWVNSMKEQGECVLFYKPQGVFYEDYPQFKNEDFILIVMTPSQIEILKKFGGNIICLDGTHGTNSYDFELHTIMVVDEIREGFPCGFLISNRSDHEVLVLFFSEIQKQAGVIQCTAFMSDMAETYFNAWLQTMGAPEKRLYCTWHVDKAWRKNINSKIISKEVRALVYKQLRVLLQERDEKAFERMIIKFVQDQSQNSEMFEFLQYFKQYSKNPQVWAYCYRKHVGINTNMRLERLHRALKYEYLNGKKVKRLDKSILAIMRLVRDKLFQKIISEHKGKLCTTISNIRVRHNESVNIDENLIIRTGNTFTVPSMSSTELYYIQRDVESCLCTLKCEDCGICIHEFYCTCMDSSIKFNMCKHIHAVAQSLKRVDVSQEINLSPEEDNNLSIDSNAAPEVVTILNEISKKKEASEQTNLKKRQDVLIEKLTTLIRSTESIEEIESLETIALSMTPTMVAVRESLTNNDKTLVVKSVSKGNIVPQRRLFSTKKKRSKTNKINVVIPQQKESDEIAMNLLI